The genomic region GCGCTTTCATCTAAGGTCCATAGCGGGTAGACCATAAAGCCCGTGAAGTTAGTGCCTGGTATCTTTTCGCCTGTGGGGATGGTGTGCCCTTCGCCTAACCACGTATCCATTTGCAGTGGTAGGCGCGAGAGGCGTTTGATCCAATAGATAGGCCAATAGCTTTCATCTTCTTCGCTCTTTACGTCATATTCTTCACCAATCTTCCAATCGGGTGGCAAGAGCATAAATAGCTCTAAGCGTTTGGGTTCGTCTTCAGGGGCATTCATACGGTAGGCACCTGCCCCTACGGTGGTTACGCAATAGTAGTCCTCACCGTCTTTAGGGTTGATGATGTAGACATCGCAGTGGATATCAAGGGAGAGTATCTCGTGGAACACTAGGTCGCTCTTGCCCATATTTTCGTCTATCCAAGCCTCTACGGCTTCTAATTCCTCTTCGGAGTAGAGGTGCAACTCATAGCCTTCTTCAAAATCTATTTTGTCTGACATAGCGATTTTGTTTTTAAATATGTTTCAGGCGACAAATATAAGGTTTTTTGTTTAGATTGCCAAATGTGATTAGTTTTGAGCTTCGAGCTTTGAGCTTTTAGGGCTAACGCACCGTTTTTATAGTGGATATTTTAAGGAGTAAGGTTCGATAGGATGTTTTAATGTATTCTTACTAAAATAGCTCTATTATTGAATAATATGTAATCGCTAATCGTGTCGAAATGCACCCTTTTAGGGTAGGTAGAAAGTCCGTAGTGCATCCGTATTGGTACCGTATTGATACCGTAGTTGCTCTTACCTTCCTCTTACCTTGCTCTTAGGTTCTTCTTACAGGGAGGGGTTAGGGATCAGGGTTTAGTGGTTAGATTGTTGTGGGAAAATGTTGTGTTGCGGTATTGTTAAAAAGATGCGGCAAAGATACAAAATAATGTATAATGCACAATGTATAATGTATAATTTCTTTGAGAATTTTTGTTGGGGTTGTTGTATCTAAGTGATTATTAGTGGTGTAGAGCGATTTATATGTGGTGAGTGGGGGTTAAAGTTTCCAAAATAAATCGCCAAAGGTGAAGCTCAGCATTAGGCAGTTGCCTTTAAAGGGGGCACTGTGGTGGTCGTTCAATCGGAAATCGTTTAGGTGGAGACTCAGTCGCAGCCCGAGATAGCCCGCCCCCTGATACCATTTTTGTACTTCTATGTATGGACTGAGCAGTAGGCTTTCCTTCTTTTGTCGCAGATAGCGTCCGATGCCCAGTGCGCCATCCTGTGTGCGGTATTCGCGCTTGCCATAGCCTACCCCCGCCCCGATCATAAGGGTGTTACGCTGGGCTTGGAGCACTTGGTAAGAGAGGTCGGTGCGCACAAAGTACATAGGGCGAATATCGCTCGGGAGCGTACGCCTGCTTTGTGCATCTCCTTCATAGGCGGGGTAATGCACCTGCAAGGGTTCGTGCTGCCCTAAGACTTCGCCGCCAAAGAGCAGCGTTACTGAAAATCCGTCCTTGCGCGCGCCTATGCCCACAGCAGTACGGGCGATCACCCCTACGGGGTCGCTCTTTACGGTTGAGTAGCCCATTCCTATGTCAAAGAAGCCGCCGATGCCATCGCGGATAGTGCTGTAATCCACTGGTGGACGCTCGCTGTGCTTTACGCGTTTGAGTTTGGGGATCTCCCTTTTGCCTAATTCGCGCACCACAGTGCTGTCCTGCGCTTGGGCGGCACAAAACGCTGTGAGAGCCGTGCCTATTACGATCAAAAAGTGTTTCATTATCGGTTGTATTTTGTGTTTTATTCTACTGAGTAACCTTTTACGGCAAATTGCATTCCTAAGCCTAAGGGTATTTTCTCCAAATCGTTGCCATTGCGCACCCAGCAGCCTGAGAAAGAGGCTGCAAAACACGTCTCATCACCTTTCTTACCTATTGAGGAAACGACCCTAAAGCCTATCCATACCTCGCCTTTGGGCAACAGCACTCGTAAAGATTTCTTTAAGGTCATTGCCTTTTTGTTCTGCGGCAACTCAATGTAGATGGGCTCGTGGATAAGCGGGGTAAATACACTCTTGTCCTCATTGACACTGTAAAACTCCAAGCGCAGCAGCGTTTGGGCGGTGTTTTTTAGCAGTCGTAGCTCAAATTGGGTAGCGATATGGTCTTTTTTCAAGCGCATAAAGTCGCCGAGCTCCTCACTGCCACTCGTTTCAAACTCATCAGGAATAATACACACCGAGCCCGCTACCACGCGAACGCCTTTGCCCATCAAGGTCTTTTCCTTGCCTTTTTTGACGTTTACGGTTACCTCAGGCACTTCGATGGTACGCTCTTTTAGGCTGATGACAAGCGGCTGTTGCCCCTGTAATGAGGCGATGGTAAACGCCTTGCGCTCATAGCTCAAGTGCGATACGAAGAGGCTATCGGTAGGCTTGTAGTCGGCGACATTCAGAGAGAACGCCCCTTGTGCATCGGTAGTGATACCGCGCGTAGTGCCCACAATGCCTACGTCGGCATAGCTGATAGGCACCCCGTGTGCGTCCTTAACCGTACCCTTAATGAGGCTCTGTGCCTTTGTGCTAAAAAGGCTTAATACTGCGATTGCTAAGATAAGCTGTTTCATATAAAATACTGTTAAACGCTGCAAATGTAAAAAATAATTCTTTACCTAACATCTTGTGTACATATTTTTTTAGCACAAAAAAAGTATAACACATTGTTTTACAATGAAATAATAAGTATAAGAGACCGTTTTATTATCGACTCGTTAGAAATATTTTAGTGAATATTTTTGGTAAATTAAAAGTAATTAGTATATTTGCAAAATATTATCCTTAAACATAAAAAATATGAACATCACAACAGACGCCATACATACTTATGAAAATCTGCTTTACCGCAATAAGGTCAAAACATTTTCTATTTATATAGTAGTATTACTAAGCCTTTTTGTACTGCTGATCTCTCTGCCCTTTATCAAGGTAGAGGTGAGTGCACAGGCACGGGGTGTGCTGCGCAGTGATACGGAACCTGTACCTATCAATAGTATTGCTTCGGCTCGGGTAGAGCGCATCTATCTTAAAAACAATCAAGAGGTTGCCGCAGGCGATACCTTAGTGGTGCTCTCCTCCGAAGGTCTTAGTTCTGAACGCGAAACAATACTTAAAAATATACAAGAACAAAAAGACTTACTCACCGACTTAGAGCTTATTGCTCATAAGAGCTTTTCACAGTTGCAGACTGTTGCCCTTCGTGAGGAATACGCAGCCTACCGCAGTGCCTGTCAGGAGCTACAAAGCAAAGTGGCACAAGCCAAAGTAAAACTCAACCGCAACCGACAGCTCTTTGATAAAGGGGTCATTGCGCTCTCAGAATTTGAAACATACGAATTTACCTATCAACAACTCAACAGTTCTTTGCAGAACCTCCAAAGCAAGTACTTCTCAGAGTGGAGCAACCGTAAAATCACCACTAAGGAGAAACTCACTTCCTTAGAGAATTCGCTTACTAAGCTCGGAACAGAGGCTCAGAACTACGTTATCAAAGCTCCTGTGGCAGGCACCATTGAAGGGTTCTCTGGTGTGCAGCAGGGTAGTTTTGTGCTCTCTTCTCAAAATATAGCAACCATCTCCCCTAATAACAACTTGGTAGTTGAGGCGTATGTAAGTCCAAAGGATATTGGTCTTATCAAGAAAGGACAGCTCGTTAGAGTTCAAGTGGACGCTTTTAATTACAACCAATGGGGCACGCTCACCGGTAAAGTTTTAGATATTGACAATAACGTAACCCAGCACAATAGCGATATATTTTTTAAAGTGCGCTGCCTCTTAGAGGACAATAGTCTTAGTCTTAAAAATGGTTACAAGGCAGCTATAAGCAAGGGAATGACCCTCACCGCACGTTTTATCATTGCGCGCCGAAGTCTTTATCAATTATTGTTCGACAAGGTAGACAATTGGCTCAATCCTACTCAATCCTTAAAAACATAGCCTATGAAGAAACAATGTCTCATAAAACAACACGATATCCGCGATTGTGGAGCTGCCTGCCTCGCTTCTGTTGGCAGCTATTTTGGTGTGCAATTGCCTATTGCCCATATCCGCCAGTTAGTGCATACTGATAAGCGCGGCACCAATCTTATGGGGCTTATTGAGGGAGCTGAAAAGATGGGACTCACAGCCAAAGGGGTGCGGGCTCCGTTAGAGGCACTCACAGAGTTGCCGCTCCCTGCTATCGCTCACACTGTGCTCGAAGGACAATTGCAGCACTTTATGGTGCTCTATAAAGTGGACAAAACACACGTACACCTTATGGACCCCGCTGAGGGCAAGATGGTGCGCTATACCTACGAGGCGTTTAGCAAAATATGGTCGGGCGTCTTAGTGCTTATTGAGAAAGACGATAGCTTTGTAGCACGTAATGAAAAAGTGAGCAACTTTCAGCGGTTTATTGAGCTTATCGCTCCGCATAAGGTAGTGCTCACTCAGGCACTTTTTGGGGCTTTTATCTTTACCCTTTTGGGGCTTTCTACCTCTATCTACATACAAAAGATAACCGATTACGTATTGGTAGATGGCAATGGCAATTTGCTCAACTTGATGAGTGTAGTGATGTTGCTCATTATTCTTTTGCAAGCGTATATAGGCACTAAAAAGAGTGTTTTTATACTCAAGACAGGCCAACTTATCGATGCCCGCCTCATTCTCGGATATTACAAACACCTCTTGCGTTTGCCGCAACGTTTTTTTGACACAATGCAAATAGGGGAAATCACCTCGCGTATCAATGATGCGGTGAAGATACGCGCCTTTATCAACGA from Capnocytophaga haemolytica harbors:
- a CDS encoding carboxypeptidase-like regulatory domain-containing protein, producing MKQLILAIAVLSLFSTKAQSLIKGTVKDAHGVPISYADVGIVGTTRGITTDAQGAFSLNVADYKPTDSLFVSHLSYERKAFTIASLQGQQPLVISLKERTIEVPEVTVNVKKGKEKTLMGKGVRVVAGSVCIIPDEFETSGSEELGDFMRLKKDHIATQFELRLLKNTAQTLLRLEFYSVNEDKSVFTPLIHEPIYIELPQNKKAMTLKKSLRVLLPKGEVWIGFRVVSSIGKKGDETCFAASFSGCWVRNGNDLEKIPLGLGMQFAVKGYSVE
- a CDS encoding HlyD family secretion protein encodes the protein MNITTDAIHTYENLLYRNKVKTFSIYIVVLLSLFVLLISLPFIKVEVSAQARGVLRSDTEPVPINSIASARVERIYLKNNQEVAAGDTLVVLSSEGLSSERETILKNIQEQKDLLTDLELIAHKSFSQLQTVALREEYAAYRSACQELQSKVAQAKVKLNRNRQLFDKGVIALSEFETYEFTYQQLNSSLQNLQSKYFSEWSNRKITTKEKLTSLENSLTKLGTEAQNYVIKAPVAGTIEGFSGVQQGSFVLSSQNIATISPNNNLVVEAYVSPKDIGLIKKGQLVRVQVDAFNYNQWGTLTGKVLDIDNNVTQHNSDIFFKVRCLLEDNSLSLKNGYKAAISKGMTLTARFIIARRSLYQLLFDKVDNWLNPTQSLKT